One Mycobacterium paraseoulense genomic window, CTCGGCGTCGGGCGGAACGCTGCGGCCGTAACGCGCCATCAACTCGGCGAACGTCGCCGTCGCGACGTCCCAGCCGCGCTCCCGCAGCCACCCGTCGACGGGGGTGCGCTCTTCGGGGTACCAGAGGTCGTCGAAATCGGTGACCTCGGAGTCGACGAGCTTGGCGGCCGCGGCCCGCATGCGCCGCATGTCCTCGCGCTGGCGCTCGACGAGCTCGGGATCGGTGAAGCCCGCCCCCGGCACGTTGGAAGCCAGCCGGCTGCCGTCGGCACTGAGCGAATGAATGCGCTCGAACAAAAGGTCCTGGGCTTGCGCCGGCAGGTAACGGACCAGGCCCTCGGCCGACCAGGCGGCGGGCCGGGACGGTTCAAATCCGGCTTCCTGCAAGGCCTTCGGCCAATCCTGCCGCAGGTCGATCGGCACGTTCACCAGACCCGCCTTCGGCTGCGCGCCGTGCTCGCGCAGCGTGTTGGATTTGAAGTCGAGGACCTTGGGCTGGTCCAGCTCGTAGACGACCGTGCCGTCGGGCCACGGCAGCCGCCAGGTGCGCGCGTCCAGACCGGCGGCCAGGATCACCACCTGCCGAACGCCGGAGTCGGCCGCGCCCAGGAAGAACTCGTCGAAAAACGCTGTCCGTGTGGCCATGAAGTCGATCATCAGTTGAATGCGCGTGCCCACGTCGGGCTCGAGCTCCACCGCCTTGGCCAGCAGCTCGGGATCGGCGTAGATGCTCCACATGCCTTCGCCGGCGGCGTCGACGAATACGCGCGCGAACGGGTCGGTGATGAGCGGGTTCTCGCTCTCGGTCTCGGCGGCCCGCGCCGCCGCGACACCGAGGGCGGTGGCTCCCACGCTTTGCGTGATATCCCAGGAATCGTTGTCGGTACGCGGCATCGCCAGTTCCCTTCCGAGCGCGAAAGTCAGTTAGTTGCGCACACTATTCTTCCAGCCGTCGGCGCCCCGATGCCCGTTCCGGGCCGTGGCCTACGCTTTTTCCCAGACGGCCCACAGTGTTGCGGAGGAGCGCTGGCATGGACGAGATCGGTATCGGCTGATCGTGGATGCCGTGAACCTGGACGCCGTCGCGGCCTGGATGTCCGAGCGTGGACTCGGCGAGGGCCCGCTGGAGGACGTCTCCGCCGTCACCGGCGGAACCCAGAACGTCATGCTCCGGTTCACCAGGGCCGGCCGGCCCTACGTGTTGCGACGCGGACCGCGGCACCTGCGTCCGCGGAGCAACAACGTCATCCTGCGGGAAACGAAAGTCCTTGCCGCGCTGGCCGGCTCCGACGTGCCCCACCCCCGCCTGATCGCCGCCTGCGAGGACCCCGCCGTGCTGGGTGACGCCGTCTTCTACCTGATGGACCCGGTAGACGGGTTCAACGCCGGGGAGGGGCTGCCGCCGTTGCATGCGGGCGATGCCGGCGTGCGGCACGGCATGGGTCTGTCGATGGCCGATGCGCTGGCCAAGCTGGGCGCCGTGGACCACGTCGCGGTGGGCCTCGCCGATTTCGGGAAGCCGGAGGGCTTCCTGGAGCGCCAGGTGCCGCGCTGGCTTTCGGAGCTGGACTCCTACAGCGAGTACGACGGCTACCCAGGGCCGCAGATCCCGGGCATCGAGGAAGTGTCGGGCTGGCTGGAACGCCACCGGCCTGCGACGTGGACGCCCGGGATCATGCACGGCGACTACCACGCCGCCAACGTGATGTTCTCGCGGACGGGTCCGGACGTGGTGGCCATCGTCGACTGGGAGATGTGCACGATCGGCGACCCGCTGCTGGACCTGGGCTGGCTGCTGGCCACCTGGCGCCAGCCCGACGGATCCAGCGTGTTCAGCCACGCCTTGGGCGGACAGGACGGGCTGGCCAGCACCGACGAGTTGTTCGGGAGCTACGCGGCCAACACCACCCGCGATTTGTCGCACATCACCTGGTACACCGTGCTGGCCTGCTTCAAGCTGGGGATCGTGATCGAGGGGACGCTCGCGCGGGCCTGTGCGGGCAAGGCCGAGAAAGAAGTCGGCGACCAGTTGCACGCCGCCACGGTGCACCTGTTCGAGCGTGCGTTGGGTCTCATCGAGAGCGCACCCTGACCCCCCGACATCTGCCCTCGTGCCGCCTTACCCCGAGGAACCCGACTACTACTCCGAACCCACGCAGGCCGCGGGGTATGGCGGGTATTACGACGTACCGGCCCAGGCACCGTCACGCAATCGGTCACCGTCCCCCTCGCCGCGACCCCTTCGGGGGCCGTGCGGGGGACGTTGACGCGCTCGGAACCCGGGCGGCCGGCCCCGAATCACGTTGGACCGAAGGGATTTTCGCCCGAGTCTCGCGTGACCGGTCGCCGCAGCCGGCGCAATTGCGAACCGCTTACATCAAGGTGCAAGTGGTGACGCCCGCGGTTGTGGTGCAACCACAACCCGACATCATCAAGGCGCTGGAAGCGATCATCAGGGCGGCGAGAATTCTGCTGACACGGGACATGGCACTCAACTCCGATGGTTCGTGCGGTACTGAATTGTTTGCCCGAGGTCCTTAATGTACGCCCGAAAGCGGGCCGCGTCCGCCGAGTTGTCAGCCGCGGGCGGCGCCGCGTGCCGCGTGCCGCTGCACCGCCCGGGCATGGGAGGCGTCGCCGTCGCGGTGATCGAGGTCGGCGATCGCGTCGGCGTGGCCATAGAGCACCAGCACGTCGCCGCACACAAGCTGGCTGTCTGGGGCCGGATGCGCTACGTAGTGGCCGTCACCCCGGTTGATTCCGAGCACCAGCATGCCCTCGTCCGGCAACCGGAGCTTCTCGAGCGTGCGTCCGGCCACCCAGTCGTTCTCCGCGATCGCCAACTCGCTGACCACGTACCCGTCCCCGAGGTCTGCGAGCACGCCGGAGTCCCGGCCCTCCATGTCGGTCCAGCGGCGCAGCGCCCGGCCGATCAGCGCGGTCAACCAGCGGTTTGCCCGCGGACTCCGGGAGAGGAATACCAGCAGGATCAGTCCCGCGGCCAGAACAATGACCCTCATCCATGAAGTCCCCGTTGCGCCGCCTCGAAAGCCGAGGATCAGCGAACTCGCGGCCGCGACGAAGCCGACGTTGCCGACAAGCATCAGTAGCATCACCACCCGGCGGCGCAGCGGATGCGCCACCACGACCTCGGACTCTGTGGTGGTGAATCCGGCGCCGGTGAACGCCGACCTGGCCTGGAACCGCGCTGACTCCCCGGACATCCCCGAGGCAGCGAGCACCACGGTCGCGACCCTGGTGACAAGCAGCGAGACCGCCAGCACGGCTAGCAGCGAGGCGATGGCGTACACTCTCCGAGCTTGCCCTGACGACCAACTCGGTAAACGCGTTGCGCCCAGGTGGGCCGAATGTTGCTGCTATGGAACGCTGTTCACGGTGTGACTGCGCCGAGCGCGCCCGAAGGGATTCGAACCCCTAACCTTCTGATCCGTAGTCAGATGCTCTATCCGTTGAGCTACGGGCGCCGGTGTTCAGTTGTCTTGCGTGGTTCCGCTTAAGGACACAGCGGAGGCGAGAGGATTTGAACCTCCGGTCCCCTTTGAGGGGGACAACTCATTAGCAGTGAGCCCCATTCGGCCGCTCTGGCACGCCTCCCTTGGACTGTTTGAGGGTACCCGACCCCTTTCCGGTCTCGCGGAACCGGCCATAGCGTACACATCCGCGACATAAACTGTCGAAGTGACCGCCCGCTTGCGTCCAGAACTGGTCGGACTGCCAGTCTATGTCCCCGGCAAGAACGTGCCGGGCTCCATCAAACTGGCCAGCAACGAGACCGTATACGGTCCGCTGCCCAGCGTGCACGCGGCGATCGAGCGCGCCGTCGCAGTCGTCAACCGTTACCCGGACAACGCCAGCGTCGAGCTCAAGGCGGCCCTGGCCATGCACCTGGGTTCCGCTGTGGCGCCCGAGCACATCGCCGTCGGCAGCGGTTCGGTCAGCCTGTGCCAGCAGTTGGTGCAGATCACCTCCGCGGCCGGCGACGAGGTGGTGATGGGTTGGCGCAGCTTCGAGTGCTACCTGCCCATCGTCCAGGTGTCCGGGGCGACCGCGGTCAAGGTGCCGCTGAGCGACCACACCCACGACCTCGACGCGATGCTCGCCG contains:
- a CDS encoding class I SAM-dependent methyltransferase; this encodes MPRTDNDSWDITQSVGATALGVAAARAAETESENPLITDPFARVFVDAAGEGMWSIYADPELLAKAVELEPDVGTRIQLMIDFMATRTAFFDEFFLGAADSGVRQVVILAAGLDARTWRLPWPDGTVVYELDQPKVLDFKSNTLREHGAQPKAGLVNVPIDLRQDWPKALQEAGFEPSRPAAWSAEGLVRYLPAQAQDLLFERIHSLSADGSRLASNVPGAGFTDPELVERQREDMRRMRAAAAKLVDSEVTDFDDLWYPEERTPVDGWLRERGWDVATATFAELMARYGRSVPPDAEAVMPPTLYVSAQRRG
- a CDS encoding phosphotransferase family protein, producing MSERGLGEGPLEDVSAVTGGTQNVMLRFTRAGRPYVLRRGPRHLRPRSNNVILRETKVLAALAGSDVPHPRLIAACEDPAVLGDAVFYLMDPVDGFNAGEGLPPLHAGDAGVRHGMGLSMADALAKLGAVDHVAVGLADFGKPEGFLERQVPRWLSELDSYSEYDGYPGPQIPGIEEVSGWLERHRPATWTPGIMHGDYHAANVMFSRTGPDVVAIVDWEMCTIGDPLLDLGWLLATWRQPDGSSVFSHALGGQDGLASTDELFGSYAANTTRDLSHITWYTVLACFKLGIVIEGTLARACAGKAEKEVGDQLHAATVHLFERALGLIESAP
- a CDS encoding TrkA C-terminal domain-containing protein gives rise to the protein MYAIASLLAVLAVSLLVTRVATVVLAASGMSGESARFQARSAFTGAGFTTTESEVVVAHPLRRRVVMLLMLVGNVGFVAAASSLILGFRGGATGTSWMRVIVLAAGLILLVFLSRSPRANRWLTALIGRALRRWTDMEGRDSGVLADLGDGYVVSELAIAENDWVAGRTLEKLRLPDEGMLVLGINRGDGHYVAHPAPDSQLVCGDVLVLYGHADAIADLDHRDGDASHARAVQRHAARGAARG